The DNA segment TTGCTGCCTTAAATGCGGATTATCATCTCGGACGCCGCTGCGGTCGCTATTTCTTAGCCACCGTTGGACATTGGCTATTGCCACGAGAAGATCAGCCTAATGTAGACAAACGGGCGTTCTCTCGTCGCCTACTACAGCCGTCAGATACTATTTCTCCTGAAATGCCGATTGTGGCGGCAACGCATTCGGCGGCTAAAAATGGCATTGTTCTGCCGGAACCGCAAACCAATATGGTGGCGGAGAAGTCCCTGATATTACCTGACAGCGTGCAACTGGATAAAAGTGCTCGGCAAACCACCATTGATCCGAGTACTGCAAAAAAAGCAGATAAACCGTCTTCGCAGGACAGTTCGACGTGACAGAACCTATGACTGATGCGCAGTTCGTTGATACTCACTGTCACTTTGATTTCCCGCCCTTTAGCGGTAATGAGTCCGAAAGCCTTGAGCTAGCCTACGCACAGGGAGTGCGTAGCATCATCGTTCCAACCATCAGCGCACAGCGCTTTCAGCAAGTTCTTGAACTAGCTAACCGTTACCCGATGTTGTACGCCGCGTTAGGTCTTCATCCGCTGTATATTGCCCAGCATCATGAGCAGGATATTGATGTTCTGGTGCAAGCATTGGCGCAGAAACCCAATAAGCTGGTGGCCATCGGTGAGATTGGCCTTGATTTGTTTATGGACGATCCACAGCTTGAGCGACAAATCTCGCTGCTAAAAGCCCAGCTAAAACTGGCTAAGCGATATGATTTACCGGTGATCCTGCATTCGCGTCGCTCCCACGATCAGTTGGCTCGTGAGTTGAGAAACGCAGCGGTGCCGCGATGTGGCGTTGTGCACGGTTTTTCTGGCAGCCTTTCTCAGGCACAGGCTTTCATCAAGTTAGGCTATTTTATTGGCGTTGGTGGCACGATAACCTACGAACGAGCGCAGAAAACGCGGCAGGTGATTGCCCAATTGCCATTAAGTGCATTACTGCTGGAAACC comes from the Hafnia alvei genome and includes:
- a CDS encoding TatD family hydrolase, which codes for MTDAQFVDTHCHFDFPPFSGNESESLELAYAQGVRSIIVPTISAQRFQQVLELANRYPMLYAALGLHPLYIAQHHEQDIDVLVQALAQKPNKLVAIGEIGLDLFMDDPQLERQISLLKAQLKLAKRYDLPVILHSRRSHDQLARELRNAAVPRCGVVHGFSGSLSQAQAFIKLGYFIGVGGTITYERAQKTRQVIAQLPLSALLLETDAPDMPLAGYQGQPNRPERVRQVFETLCQLRPESPAVIAEAILVNTDRLFGISA